The genomic DNA TCGAGCGGTAGTCGCGTGCCGCCTGCGCTTCCAGTGCCAGCTGGAAGCGCTGCTCGGCATGCAGCACGACGCCCGCATCGGGCGGCTGCGCCGCGGAAAGCGCCGCTGCGAGGCACAGGGCGCCCGACAGCCCGATGCGCCAGCGCAGCGACCAGCTTGCGATTTGATTCGATTCGGATGCCATCGGCGTTCTCCACCATTCAGTTGCGTGGAGGCCATCGTGGCAGCAGGCGCTTGCAAAAAGAAACTGGATTTCGCGCAGCCAGGCTCAGCCGGGGCCTGAGCCCTTGCGAGTCATCCTCTTCAGAACTTCGCGGTCAGCGCCACCTGCAGCTCACGTCCCGGCCCCGGCATGATCAGGTTGTCGACGCTGCCGTGCGCGGACACGTAGTATTTCCGGCCCGTGATGTTCTTCAGGTTGACCGAGAGCTCGTAGCGCTCGGTCCTGTAGCTCGCGGCCAGGTCGGCCGTGACGTACGAAGGCAGCGTCACCAGGTTGCTGAGCGAGGCATAGCGCGCGGCCACGTAGTTCACGCCGCCGCCCGCGCTCAGGCCATGGCCCAGGTCCTTCATGAGCCACACGAAGGCCGAGTGCCGCGGCGTGAGCGGCGCCACCTTGCCCTGCACCGGCATCGCGGCGCCGACGGGCAGCTGCAGCGAACTCACGGTGGCCAGCGACTTGACCATGCGGCCGTCCAGGTAGGCGTAGCCCGCGCTGACGTCCCAGCGCCCCGGCAGCTTGCCGGCCAGCGCCAGCTCCATGCCGTTGGTGCGCTGCGTGCCCACGTTGATCTGCCGTGCCGGATTGGACGGATCGGTGTTCTTGATGCCCGAGCGCTCCAGGTTGAAGACCGCGGCCGTGAAGTTGAGCGCGCCGTCCAGGAAGTCGAGCTTGGCGCCGATCTCCTTGTTGACGGTGATCTCGGGATCGTTGGCCGCGTTGTTGGCCGACAGCGCGAAGGTCTCGGCCGAAGGCTGGAACGAGCGGCTGTACGAGACGTAGTAGGACTGCGAGTCGCTCGGCTGCCAGACCAGGCCCGCGCGCGGGCTGAACTTGCGGTCGGTGCGCGAGAAGGGGGCCAGCGTGCGCTCGAAGGAAGTCTCCTGGCGGAAGTCGTCGTAGCGTCCGCCGACGAGCGCCTTCCACTGCGGCGCCAGCGTGATCTGGTCCTGCGCATAGAGCGCAGCCGTCTTGAAGGCGGTGTTGCTCGGAATCGCGCTGCTGGCCAGGTAGCTGGCGAGCGGAATGGGCGGCGGCGCGGAGACCGGGTTCAGGATGCTCACGCGCTCGAAGCCGGTGGCCGAGGACACCGTGTACGCGCGCTTGTCCTGCTTGCCCAGCTCGGCGCCGATCAGCCATTCCTGCTTGAAGCCGCCGAGCTCGTTGCGCCATGTCAGGTCGGTCTGGTTGAACCAGCCGCTCTCGTCGCGGTCGACGAAGCCGCGGGTGCGGCCCACGGTCATGCGCACCGGGTCGGTGGTGCCGCTGGGCAGGGTGTTGAAGCGGTCGAGCTTGTAGCTGTAGTAGCGCGTGGTGTTGCGCAGGCTCAGCGTGTCGCTGAAGCGGTGGTTGAGCGTGGCGGTGAAAGACTGCACGCGCGTGGTGGTGGTGTCGTCGCGCTTCGCGAAGGCCGAGCCGTAGTAGGTGCCGATCGGCACGTTCACCGGGCGGCCGTTGAGCGCCGGAATGCCGAAGTCGGTCAGCCGCTGGTCGTAGGCATTGGTGTACTGCAGCAGCAGGTCGGTCTGCGGGCTGAATTTCATAGCCAGCGAGGGCGCGATGCTGTAGCGGTCGATGAACTGCTGGTCGCGATAGCTGCCCGACTTTTCGCGCGCCACGTTGAGGCGGAAGGCCATGTTCTCGCCGATGGGGCGGTTGAGGTCGGCCGTGAGCCGCTTGAAGTCGTGGGTGCCCAGGCCCAGCGACACTTCGCCGAAGGGACGTTCGAAGATCGGCTTCTTCGTCACGCGGTTGATCAGCCCGCCCGACGAGCCGCGGCCGTACAGCACGGCGGCCGGGCCCTTGAGCACCTCGATGCGCTCCGTGTCCGACAGGTCGCGGAAGTAGAGCGCGTCGTCGCGCACACCGTCCACGAACCAGTCGGCGATGGCGGTGAACCCGCGGATGACCACCTGGTCGCGCTGGCCGTCGCCGGCGTTGAAGGAAACGCCGGGCGCATTGCGCAGCGCGTCCTGCATGGAGGTTGCGCCTTGGTCGCGCAGCAGTTGCGCGGGCAGCACGTTGACCGCCTGGGGAATGTCGCGCAGCGGCGCGCTGCCCTTGGTGGCCGTGCTGCCGACCGAGGGGGCATAACCGGGCTCCTGCTCGGAGGTGACGGTGATCTCCTTGAGCGTGGCCTCGGAGGTCTGGGCCTGGGCGGCGCAATGCAGTGCGGCGAGCGTGGCAAGAAAGAGCGGCGTGCGGCGCAGACGAAGACGCACGGCATGCGGGCGAACGGACATGGAGAAATTCCCTCAGGGCGATTTTTTCGAAATCGCGAAGCGCCATGCAGCCGCTCCATCGATCGGATGGAGAAACCGCATGCGCCCTGCCTGGAGAAATCTGGGTTGGGTGCCTTTGCCGGCCCGCCCCGGCACATGGCCGAGGCGTCTCGCAGCAAAAGAGTCGCTTCGCGCGACCGACGGGGATTCTAAATGCCGCCGCCGCCCTTCAGCAGCAGCGCCCCTTGCCCCCGCCGTAGCGCGCCTCGAGCCGCTCGCGGAAGAAGGCCTCGTAGCTCATCGGCGGCTGCTCGGGGTGCGTGGCCGCCATGTGGGTCAGGTAGGCGTCGTAGTCGGGCAGCCCGACCATGAGCCGCAACGACTGCTTGAGCGAACGGGCGAAGTAGCGCCCTGCTTCCGGCAATGCGAGACCCATGGTGTCGCTCAGCGTGCCGCCGACGTGGCGAGCGGCTCGAACGGCGTCTCCTGCGCGGTCGGGCGGTGGGCTGCGCGCGCCGCGAGGCAGGCCTTCACGCTGTACACCAGCACGCTCAGCACCACGAACATGAAGAGCGCGCAGAGTGCGGCGTCGAGCCGGTCGTTGAAGATGATGCGCGACATGGCTTCGGGCGTCTTGGCCGGCGCCACCAGCACGCCGTTGGCGAGCCCGTCGACGTACCTGGC from Variovorax sp. V93 includes the following:
- a CDS encoding TonB-dependent receptor, with the protein product MSVRPHAVRLRLRRTPLFLATLAALHCAAQAQTSEATLKEITVTSEQEPGYAPSVGSTATKGSAPLRDIPQAVNVLPAQLLRDQGATSMQDALRNAPGVSFNAGDGQRDQVVIRGFTAIADWFVDGVRDDALYFRDLSDTERIEVLKGPAAVLYGRGSSGGLINRVTKKPIFERPFGEVSLGLGTHDFKRLTADLNRPIGENMAFRLNVAREKSGSYRDQQFIDRYSIAPSLAMKFSPQTDLLLQYTNAYDQRLTDFGIPALNGRPVNVPIGTYYGSAFAKRDDTTTTRVQSFTATLNHRFSDTLSLRNTTRYYSYKLDRFNTLPSGTTDPVRMTVGRTRGFVDRDESGWFNQTDLTWRNELGGFKQEWLIGAELGKQDKRAYTVSSATGFERVSILNPVSAPPPIPLASYLASSAIPSNTAFKTAALYAQDQITLAPQWKALVGGRYDDFRQETSFERTLAPFSRTDRKFSPRAGLVWQPSDSQSYYVSYSRSFQPSAETFALSANNAANDPEITVNKEIGAKLDFLDGALNFTAAVFNLERSGIKNTDPSNPARQINVGTQRTNGMELALAGKLPGRWDVSAGYAYLDGRMVKSLATVSSLQLPVGAAMPVQGKVAPLTPRHSAFVWLMKDLGHGLSAGGGVNYVAARYASLSNLVTLPSYVTADLAASYRTERYELSVNLKNITGRKYYVSAHGSVDNLIMPGPGRELQVALTAKF
- a CDS encoding YbdD/YjiX family protein; this encodes MGLALPEAGRYFARSLKQSLRLMVGLPDYDAYLTHMAATHPEQPPMSYEAFFRERLEARYGGGKGRCC